Proteins co-encoded in one Streptomyces sp. NBC_01283 genomic window:
- a CDS encoding phosphatidate cytidylyltransferase, whose amino-acid sequence MNDSSWGAPPRAGYWGPPDQGPAQGAAPAGPAYDAHDALYPAETQPMPIVPDMPEVPQEPMPSASQPAPEAPRTPQAPQVPQTPQAPQAPQKKSAGRDLGAAIGVGVGLGAVIIASLFIVKAVFIGVIAVAVVVGLWELTSRLQERKEIKAPLVPLAVGGAAMVVAGYVRGPEGAWVAMALTALAVLVWRMTEPPEGYLKDVTAGVFAAFYVPFLATFVAMMLTADDGAMRVLTFLLLTVVSDTGAYAIGWRFGKHKLAPRISPGKTREGLVGAVTFAMAGGALCMEFLIDGGTWWQGLLIGLAVAASATLGDLGESMIKRDLGIKDMGTLLPGHGGIMDRLDSLLPTAPVVWLLLVIFVGSG is encoded by the coding sequence GTGAACGACTCTTCCTGGGGGGCGCCTCCCAGAGCCGGGTACTGGGGGCCGCCCGACCAGGGCCCTGCTCAAGGGGCTGCCCCGGCAGGTCCCGCGTACGATGCGCATGACGCCCTGTATCCAGCAGAGACGCAGCCCATGCCCATCGTGCCTGACATGCCTGAAGTACCCCAGGAGCCCATGCCCAGCGCATCACAGCCCGCCCCTGAGGCGCCGCGCACGCCTCAGGCACCGCAGGTGCCTCAGACGCCTCAAGCGCCTCAAGCGCCGCAGAAGAAGAGCGCGGGCCGTGATCTCGGGGCGGCCATAGGAGTCGGCGTGGGGCTCGGCGCGGTGATCATCGCGTCGCTCTTCATCGTGAAGGCCGTCTTCATCGGCGTCATAGCGGTCGCCGTCGTGGTCGGCCTCTGGGAGCTCACCTCGCGGCTCCAGGAGCGCAAGGAGATCAAGGCGCCGCTGGTCCCGCTGGCGGTGGGCGGCGCCGCGATGGTCGTCGCCGGATACGTCCGCGGGCCCGAGGGCGCCTGGGTCGCCATGGCGCTCACCGCGCTCGCGGTGCTCGTCTGGCGGATGACCGAGCCGCCCGAGGGCTATCTGAAGGACGTCACGGCGGGCGTCTTCGCGGCGTTCTACGTCCCGTTCCTCGCCACGTTCGTGGCGATGATGCTCACCGCGGACGACGGCGCGATGCGGGTGCTCACGTTCCTGCTCCTGACCGTGGTCAGCGACACCGGGGCGTACGCGATCGGCTGGCGCTTCGGCAAGCACAAGCTCGCCCCGCGCATCAGCCCCGGCAAGACCCGCGAGGGCCTGGTCGGAGCGGTGACGTTCGCGATGGCGGGTGGCGCGCTGTGCATGGAGTTCCTGATCGACGGCGGCACGTGGTGGCAGGGGCTGCTCATCGGCCTCGCGGTCGCCGCGAGCGCGACGCTCGGGGACCTGGGCGAGTCGATGATCAAGCGTGACCTCGGCATCAAGGACATGGGCACGCTGCTGCCGGGGCACGGCGGCATCATGGACCGCCTCGACTCGCTGCTGCCGACCGCACCGGTCGTGTGGCTGCTGCTCGTGATCTTCGTAGGGTCCGGCTGA
- the frr gene encoding ribosome recycling factor: MIEETLLEAEEKMEKAVVVAKEDFAAIRTGRAHPAMFNKIVADYYGALTPINQLASFSVPEPRMAVVTPFDKSALRNIEQAIRDSDLGVNPSNDGNIIRVTFPELTQDRRKEYIKVAKTKAEDSKISIRSIRRKAKETFDKAIKDGDIGEDEGRRAEKELEDATAKYVAQVDELLKHKEAELLEV; the protein is encoded by the coding sequence GTGATCGAAGAGACCCTCCTCGAGGCCGAGGAGAAGATGGAGAAGGCCGTCGTGGTCGCCAAGGAGGACTTCGCCGCGATTCGCACAGGCCGTGCGCACCCGGCGATGTTCAACAAGATCGTGGCTGACTACTACGGCGCCCTTACGCCGATCAATCAGCTGGCCTCGTTCTCGGTGCCCGAGCCGCGGATGGCCGTGGTGACCCCGTTCGACAAGAGCGCGCTGCGCAACATCGAGCAGGCGATCCGCGACTCCGACCTCGGCGTCAACCCCAGCAATGATGGAAACATCATCCGGGTGACGTTCCCCGAGCTGACGCAGGACCGCCGCAAGGAGTACATCAAGGTCGCCAAGACCAAGGCCGAGGACTCCAAGATCTCGATCCGCTCCATCCGCCGCAAGGCGAAGGAAACGTTCGACAAGGCGATCAAGGACGGCGACATCGGCGAGGACGAGGGCCGTCGCGCGGAGAAGGAGCTCGAGGACGCGACCGCGAAGTACGTCGCTCAGGTGGACGAGCTGCTCAAGCACAAGGAAGCCGAGCTGCTCGAGGTCTGA
- the pyrH gene encoding UMP kinase has protein sequence MTTKADTNSGDDKVAGRFLLKLSGEAFAGGGGLGVDPDVVHAIAKEIAAVVRDGAQIAAVIGGGNFFRGAELQQRGMDRARSDYMGMLGTVMNCLALQDFLEKEGIECRVQTAITMGQVAEPYIPLRAVRHLEKGRVVIFGAGMGMPYFSTDTTAAQRALEIDAEALLMGKNGVDGVYDSDPKTNPDAVKYDALGYGEVITRDLKVADMTAITLCRDNKLPILVFELLSSGNIARAVKGEKIGTLVGDGGTRA, from the coding sequence ATGACCACCAAGGCCGACACAAACAGTGGTGACGACAAAGTCGCCGGTCGTTTCCTGCTGAAGCTCTCCGGTGAGGCATTCGCCGGCGGGGGCGGCCTTGGCGTCGACCCCGATGTGGTGCACGCGATCGCCAAGGAGATCGCCGCGGTCGTCCGGGACGGAGCCCAGATCGCGGCCGTCATCGGCGGCGGCAACTTCTTCCGTGGCGCGGAGCTCCAGCAGCGCGGCATGGACCGGGCCCGCTCCGACTACATGGGCATGCTCGGCACCGTCATGAACTGCCTTGCCCTGCAGGACTTCCTGGAGAAGGAAGGCATCGAGTGCCGGGTCCAGACCGCCATCACCATGGGTCAGGTCGCGGAGCCGTACATCCCGCTGCGCGCCGTCCGGCACCTGGAGAAGGGCCGTGTGGTCATCTTCGGCGCAGGCATGGGCATGCCGTACTTCTCCACCGACACGACCGCGGCGCAGCGCGCCCTGGAGATCGACGCCGAAGCCCTGCTCATGGGCAAGAACGGCGTCGACGGTGTCTATGACTCCGACCCCAAGACCAACCCGGACGCGGTGAAGTACGACGCGCTCGGGTACGGCGAGGTCATCACCCGCGACCTGAAGGTCGCCGACATGACCGCGATCACGCTGTGCCGCGACAACAAGTTGCCCATCCTGGTCTTCGAGTTGCTCTCCTCCGGAAACATCGCGCGTGCCGTCAAGGGTGAGAAGATCGGCACACTCGTGGGCGACGGGGGTACCCGCGCCTGA